Below is a window of Ciona intestinalis chromosome 5, KH, whole genome shotgun sequence DNA.
CACGATTTTGTGATTTGTGTTGTTTGATCCACAAACAATGTACTCTTCCACAGTAattgtaggttgggggaatatgggacacttttagccaCGACCTCTGGAAGTCGTggaaaaacagttttataactctttaaatgttctttgtttactatcaaatgggacgagaaaatagaatgaaaaggtgtctcatattcccctaccctactatatgttttcggtatacaacaaatttatttcattttgttgGTTTAGTCTGTGAACCTGAATTTGATCAGTACATTTTGTCTGCTGCAATGGTTTAAAACTGCTTTTGTAACTCACTCACATGCTATGaagtgttatttatttaaacgcTTATTTGTTCCCAATGGTAATACCGTATCTCAATATTAGGCATGGAACAGTTTACTAATTACTAAAACGAcggtgattttattttattatgtagGCTATAACACAGCCCTTCAAAACAAACTCATGGCATACCAAAAACGTATACACGCGCGGTGTGAAACTTATTTTAGTTTCTCAACCTTGACAAATTTTCAGGTCAGAAATTCCGGTTCGGTCATACGTTTGGTGACTCCACGGAAAACCCATTAAAACTCACTGCAACCGCTTAGGACACAGCTAGATACTTGCTCCCGTGTATTTTTAGCTCAGTACTAATTAATAGTCCAAAAGTAGTTTTTTATCTAGTTGTGTATGATTAATTTGGCAGTTTACTTTATTTCTACATTGTGTCATATAGCATAAAGACAAATTAAGCTCAAATTAGGAACTTACAGTGCTATTGTAGTTTcgaacttttgttttttagaacaaaatattattttttaataaaccaaaaaaatacttttttttgacCGAATTTTCATTTCAGTCACGTTTATATAGCACAATTAGGATAGCAAAGCATTTAGCACAGTCCTAAAATGGTTGCTGTTCTAAACGTGTGAGTATAGCCTATGGAAAATTATGTAGTAGTTTGGGataagacaggacacctttagcacataatatccaaatatcctgatcgtgttttgaacaattgacaaaaatgtatatagaagtattgaggatacggttttatatttttttcaatgttctttgtttacttccaaatgagacgagaaataacataaaaagccgccccattttcccccagcactgtaatatatatttgcagTTAAAGatttcatattattattaaacagaCGTTTATGCCCAAAGCTGTATTGCTGTTTAGTTAAAAAGTCGGCCATCAAAGGGCATATAAAGAAGTCCTGATATGTGTAGAGCATTCCGGGAATCAAGGCAGTCACGTCCGCAACAGCAACTACATAAACATAAGCGAGAAGAGCTGACAATACGCCAATGATCTTACTTCCAAGAAAAGTGCAAAGTATGCGGCGATAGCAATTTGACCATTTCTCCTCTACGTTCATGATTTTGAAAAGCGATTGCGGTCTAGATGAATGTTTTACAGCATGTAGACCATTTTATCTAACATTCCACTCAGCTATATTAACCTATAACAGATCAAATTGCGACGAATGACTGATGTAGTCTTACCCTATAAACcatatttacaatattaccAAACtcctatataaatatttttttgctattGTTCAAATTCCTGattaaaatatctaaaacTGACCGTTTTATCGTTGATTTTGGTACCCGAAGATATATGTTACGTAAGTTTTAAGTTCATGACTTTACCTGGCTTCCCAGTACGGAGTTCTTAATTCTTTCTTCCGGCCCACGTTGGTTGCAGGTCGTTTATTACTTCTTAGAAGCCACGCTTCTTGGAAAAGTACAGGTAGTATCATTTCTTGGAAATCTTCGCCGTTCTTTGACGTAACGTCACGTATATGGATGGCTCTGCTGGTGCTTCATGCCCTCAGGCAGCACATAACCATGCCCTTTCGAGTATTATTTTAGTACGTTCCAATATTAGGCCAGTTTGGGACAAGTTTtccaaaattaattaaaaatattgaagataATTTTTCAACGCTTTTTATGGACTTGGAAATAACCCAATTTGGTCGACAGagtatatatatgatatcacGCTGTACCACTATGCATGCTTTACGAGTTCCCCAACCTCTATAGGTCTgatatttgttattaaaacatcTGGTTTTTAGGAACAACATTTGGTATAATTGTGAAAAACAACACAGAGTTTATTGGTGGAATTTTATTCGCAGTTGAAGCAATTTAGTGGAGTGGAACTTATGTGTGCGCGCGCATCTTACGTTTCGTGAACTTTACATTGCTACCAAAGGATCGGAAAGCGATTTCGAAGTGTGGTACATTGATCTTCCGTGTTCCTTGGCACGAAAATAGTCCGGATAAGCGTCTTTACCGGGGATTCTTGGGAACATATTCGAGCGTTCGTGTCCTTGGTGTGTGTGTTTTCCGCTAGCGAGCCAGTGGTTTGAAAATGGCGGAATTGATATTTTATCTCGTGAGAGCCCATGCAAAGCATCTAAAGATAGACTCATGGGCAGTGGGCCAAATTTAGCGCTGAAATCGATTGCGTCCGGACTTTCAGGCCATATAAACGACTTGTTTCGTTTTCTTGAGTTTTCCACGTTGTTTTCGTACCCTGCTCTGCTGTTAATTGCGCTTGAAAAGAACGGGAAATCTTTTTCCTTGTAGTGGAGTCGTCGCATGCTCTCTTGGTCACTGTAACTAAACCGTCGAAACTTGGACGCGTTGTCGATTTCAGGCAAAACAGCAGAGCGAGATTTTGTAATCGGGGTCGTTAAATCTGGCACATTATCTTCTTCTTCCTCGTCGAAACTTTCCTGTTGAATGGAAGCTTTTTTCAGACGAAGTTTATGTGGAAGTTGGAAAGATGATTTCCGTTTTTGCGCTCCGACGTTTTCGCCAACATCGCGTCTTACGTTTGCGTTATCCGTTGCTGCGTTTTCTGGTTTTCTTAACGAGTCACATAACCTATTACTGCTTTTTAATGAAGCATTCGACTCTCGGTCCTTTTCTAAATTCGGCGAGTAGTCTTTTCTTTGTGGCCGGTCACTGTGTGGTTCTATTTCACTTAATTTCTTTGCGTTTTCTTTCAAAAATTCGAAACTGTCCAACCCATGACGTAATGTGTCTGCCAAACCCtgcaaaattaaacaacattttattccTGGATTCTACTGGCGGTACTTGATAATATTAGACTGAGATTGTTTTTGGATTCAGACaaccacaaaaaaatgattgtaCCTCACGTTCGAATTCTCGGAATCGTTTTTGCCCAAGGGGAGTCAGATTCACGAAGTCGCTGAGCGAAGCACCATAGACGTTTCAAAGCCACAGCATTTTTATATACTCACGTTTTTTTCGTTCTGCATTTCCAACTTTTGCAGGAAGTCTGATTTCCCGGTTTGCGGACCAACCGTTTCATCATCAGTTGGTCGAGTACCGACATCTTGCAGGAGATAATCAGCAGTAGCTTGACTGGCCACTGTACCACCGCTGTATCGGCTGTACAAAGCTCCGAGGGCGATTGCTACTGTCGGGGGGAATGTTTTTCGCAACAAAGAATTGAGTCTGGCGAATGACTCACTATTGTCTGttctttcttctttttccTCTGCAAGCTCCTCTTCTCGGAGGAGCTTTTTAGCATCATCTTTCGGGAACGAGTACGGACGGTCTTTAAGCGTTCCGGATGGGTTAAGGGATGGAATTGTGTCTTCTGGTGGTAAACAGTAGGGAACACATTGGTCCAGATGTAGCATGGGAAAGTTGGTGGTACTGTTGCTCATAACTGctgtgacaaaaaaaaaactttgttaaattacttttaatttacataTTGTAATTAAGCTTGTACTGTAGCTATACCCACAATTGGATAGTCTGAAAATACTAcactttaaagaaaaaataggCACCACTTTGGTCCCATCCGAAATAACACAACAAAATATCATTAAATTTCCATCTTTCTACAAGCATATCTATATGTTTATGTAAGTTCTTACCCGATTCGTTAACAAGAACGGTGGCGCTTGTATCTCCAGTTGCATTCGTGAAAACACGCGAAGAAAATTGGCGCTGAATTGGTAAAAGACTCAGATTTGAGCTCATTGAGGCTGTAAAAGATAAGCTGTATAATCAATCTGTCAACTGTGAATTGAATTTCTTGTTAAACTGCTGAGCAATCAGTTTCGAACAGACATCGAGTAAAGTACTTCCTAGTTTCTAAAGATATTACTggcaaagttttatttgctGTTAAAAGATCTACACCAAACTACAAAGTGTGAAGTCGATTTTTATAACCGTCTTGACTTGGTATGTTAATTCCGTATCAATGTTATGTAATAGCAAATTACATATCAAGGCCTCCTATTACTTTAACAACGACTTCTTTCATCGCCATGAGGCAGACGTCTGTAGCATATGCGTCAGAGCAGGCcattataaaaaatcttttctaaaaaaaacgaCTAAAAATGCGAAATGTATGGCATTTATACAAATCGTTTGATGCGCATACGTACTTTTCCATGAATTGTTTTTTGATTCGTTTATATTTGTGCAAGAATCAAGTTGCTGTGACCCAAACGTATCAATGAAATTTGAATCGTTGTTTGTATCTGAAAATCAAAACGATACGTCATCAGAAAAGTTCAAAACGTTACGTCGTAACAAAAGTCAAAACGTTACGTCATCATAAATGGAAAAACGTTACGTCATCACAGTAGTATTTGTGCCTCGTGGCATATCCCTATCAGATCACGATCGTAACTCCTTATTACCGTCTGTATTAGCCCAAATATGCCCCAACCATTACACTATTACAGggtatatatgtaaatatagtCCGGGCCTTACACATATTGTATAAGACACATAATGTACCTCACACATgctattatgtgctaaaggtgttccatcttaccccacggtaccaTACATGGTATTCTATGCAACatctagtagggtggggtaagatgggacatgcttCATTATACTTCTCATCAAATtttgcagtaaacaaagaatatttaaagaattaaataaccgtattcttactTTTACTATATATCATTA
It encodes the following:
- the nf-il2 gene encoding transcription factor protein isoform X1, which translates into the protein MMIQTFPPNSMCEDSKNKDYWVRRRKNNEAARRSREKRRMNDLLLERRVLQLSEENKQLRAQLVALKIKYGDTEDLGCYTWPEDTNNDSNFIDTFGSQQLDSCTNINESKNNSWKTSMSSNLSLLPIQRQFSSRVFTNATGDTSATVLVNESAVMSNSTTNFPMLHLDQCVPYCLPPEDTIPSLNPSGTLKDRPYSFPKDDAKKLLREEELAEEKEERTDNSESFARLNSLLRKTFPPTVAIALGALYSRYSGGTVASQATADYLLQDVGTRPTDDETVGPQTGKSDFLQKLEMQNEKNGLADTLRHGLDSFEFLKENAKKLSEIEPHSDRPQRKDYSPNLEKDRESNASLKSSNRLCDSLRKPENAATDNANVRRDVGENVGAQKRKSSFQLPHKLRLKKASIQQESFDEEEEDNVPDLTTPITKSRSAVLPEIDNASKFRRFSYSDQESMRRLHYKEKDFPFFSSAINSRAGYENNVENSRKRNKSFIWPESPDAIDFSAKFGPLPMSLSLDALHGLSRDKISIPPFSNHWLASGKHTHQGHERSNMFPRIPGKDAYPDYFRAKEHGRSMYHTSKSLSDPLVAM
- the nf-il2 gene encoding transcription factor protein (The RefSeq protein has 5 substitutions, 1 non-frameshifting indel compared to this genomic sequence) yields the protein MMIQTFPPNSMCEDSKNKDYWVRRRKNNEAARRSREKRRMNDLLLERRVLQLSEENKQLRAQLVALKIKYGDTEDLGCYTWPEDTNNDSNFIDTFGSQQLDSCTNINESKNNSWKTSMSSNLSLLPIQRQFSSRVFTNATGDTSATVLVNESVMSNSTTNFPMLHLDQCVPYCLPPEDTIPSLNPSGTLKDRPYSFPKDDDAKKLLREEELAEEKEERTDNSESFARLNSLLRKTFPPTVAIALGALYSRYSGGTVASQATADYLLQDVGTRPTDDDTVGPQTGKSDFLQKLEMQNEKNGLADTLRHGLDSFEFLKENAKKLSEIEPHSDRPQRKDNSPNLEKDRESNASLKSSNRLCESLRKPENAATDNANVRRDVGENVGAQKRKSSFQLPHKLRLKKASIQQESFDEEEEDNVPDLTTPITKSRSAVLPEIDNASKFRRFSYSDQESMRRLHYKEKDFPFFSSAINSRAGYENNVENPRKRNKSFIWPESPDAIDFSAKFGPLPMSLSLDALHGLSRDKISIPPFSNHWLASGKHTHQGHERSNIFPRIPGKDAYPDYFRAKEHGRSMYHTSKSLSDPLVAM